One Curtobacterium sp. MCLR17_007 DNA window includes the following coding sequences:
- the treZ gene encoding malto-oligosyltrehalose trehalohydrolase — protein MTAPDRYAVWAPTPERVRLVVDGAEYPLTRGDDDWWRTDAIVPVVGARYGFRIDDDDAVRPDPRSRWQPEGVHGPSEVVDPARFAWTDESWTGRPARGAVIYEMHIGTYTPEGTLDAAAAKLDHLVELGVEFVELLPVNGVNGEWNWGYDGVAWYAVHAPYGGPDAYDRFVDTAHALGLGVIQDVVYNHLGPSGNYLPLYGPYLTQGLANTWGDSVNVEEPEVRRYVLDNVRMWLRDHHVDGLRLDAVHAIRDTSRPHVLAEMASESEAFATFTGIPRSLIAESDLNDPIMFRSQDAAGYGLAGQWSDDFHHAVHVALTGETTGYYADFAPLSALAKVLHEGFFHDGTWSSFRGKRHGRPIDRGTSPATALVVANQNHDQIGNRATGDRLAATLDDEGLVIAAALTLLGPFTPMLFMGEEFAATTPWQFFTSHPEPELGKVTAEGRIKEFAQHGWDESVVPDPQDPATFQDSKLDWSDATSARGSAILRAYRVLVALRRTDEAFVDPRYEANAVRFDEDQRWLVLTRGLLGPTASPVHVVVNFLDDAATVPVPGATGEVLYAFGAASVDDDDPETVHCNGRGILVVR, from the coding sequence ATGACCGCACCCGACCGTTATGCCGTCTGGGCGCCGACCCCTGAGCGTGTGCGCCTGGTCGTCGACGGCGCCGAGTACCCGCTGACCCGCGGCGACGACGACTGGTGGCGGACCGATGCGATCGTCCCCGTCGTGGGCGCTCGCTACGGGTTCCGCATCGACGACGACGACGCGGTCCGACCGGATCCCCGCAGCCGCTGGCAGCCCGAGGGCGTGCACGGCCCGTCCGAGGTCGTCGACCCCGCGCGGTTCGCCTGGACCGACGAGTCGTGGACGGGTCGTCCGGCCCGCGGGGCGGTCATCTACGAGATGCACATCGGCACCTACACGCCCGAGGGCACGCTCGACGCGGCCGCCGCCAAGCTCGACCACCTGGTCGAACTGGGTGTGGAGTTCGTCGAGCTGCTGCCGGTCAACGGCGTCAACGGCGAGTGGAACTGGGGCTACGACGGCGTCGCGTGGTACGCCGTGCACGCACCGTACGGTGGACCGGACGCCTACGACCGGTTCGTCGACACCGCGCACGCGCTGGGGCTCGGCGTGATCCAGGACGTCGTCTACAACCACCTCGGTCCGAGCGGCAACTACCTGCCGCTGTACGGCCCGTACCTGACGCAGGGCCTGGCGAACACCTGGGGCGACTCGGTCAACGTCGAAGAACCCGAGGTCCGCCGCTACGTCCTCGACAACGTGCGGATGTGGCTGCGCGACCACCACGTCGACGGGCTCCGGCTCGACGCCGTGCACGCGATCCGCGACACCTCGCGGCCGCACGTGCTGGCCGAGATGGCGTCGGAGTCCGAGGCGTTCGCGACCTTCACGGGCATCCCGCGCTCGTTGATCGCGGAGTCCGACCTGAACGACCCGATCATGTTCCGCTCGCAGGACGCCGCCGGCTACGGGCTCGCCGGGCAGTGGTCCGACGACTTCCACCACGCGGTGCACGTCGCGCTCACGGGCGAGACGACCGGGTACTACGCCGACTTCGCGCCGCTGTCGGCGCTGGCGAAGGTGCTGCACGAGGGTTTCTTCCACGACGGCACCTGGTCCTCGTTCCGCGGCAAGCGGCACGGTCGTCCGATCGACCGCGGCACCTCCCCCGCGACGGCGCTCGTGGTCGCGAACCAGAACCACGACCAGATCGGCAACCGGGCCACCGGAGACCGCCTGGCCGCGACGCTCGACGACGAGGGGCTGGTCATCGCGGCTGCCCTGACGCTGCTCGGCCCGTTCACGCCGATGCTGTTCATGGGCGAGGAGTTCGCCGCGACCACCCCGTGGCAGTTCTTCACCTCGCACCCCGAGCCCGAGCTCGGCAAGGTGACGGCCGAGGGACGCATCAAGGAGTTCGCACAGCACGGGTGGGACGAGTCCGTCGTCCCCGACCCGCAGGACCCGGCGACGTTCCAGGACTCCAAGCTCGACTGGTCCGACGCGACGTCAGCGCGCGGATCGGCCATCCTGCGCGCCTACCGTGTGCTCGTCGCACTCCGGCGCACCGACGAGGCCTTCGTCGACCCCCGCTACGAGGCGAACGCCGTGCGGTTCGACGAGGACCAGCGGTGGCTCGTGCTCACCCGAGGGCTGCTCGGTCCGACCGCGTCGCCGGTGCACGTCGTGGTGAACTTCCTCGACGACGCCGCAACCGTGCCGGTGCCCGGGGCGACCGGCGAGGTCCTCTACGCCTTCGGGGCCGCCTCGGTCGACGACGACGACCCCGAGACGGTCCACTGCAACGGGCGCGGGATCCTGGTCGTGCGCTGA
- the treY gene encoding malto-oligosyltrehalose synthase yields MTKRTPVSTYRLQVSPDFDLSAATDVVEYVRDLGADWLYLSPVLQAEAGSAHGYDVVDHTHVDTERGGDDAFRALTQAAHAAGLGVLVDIVPNHVGVATPESNPWWWSLLERGQESPVASAFDVDWQAGDGRLRVPVLDDRMLDGVELDISDPDSPVLRVGPTAYPTAPGTVHPGDDVQTVHDRQHYEFIHWKRADHDLNYRRFFAVNTLAAIRVEDPEVFAASHTVIGEWFRDDLVDGLRIDHPDGLYDPAGYLEDLRALTGGAYTLVEKILEPGEELPASWPVDGTTGYDALGTMDRVFVDPRGEESLWATVESEPADWHALTHDTRRGIADGILGSEVERLARLLEADGSEIDHARLVDALAEVIACFDVYRTYLPEGSRYLIDALEGAAETRPDLSDVIDRIAPTLVDPSSAAGLRLQQTSGMVMAKGVEDTAFYRSAKLSSLSEVGGDPSIFAVTVDEFHAAQRERLASWPHTMTTLTTHDTKRSEDTRARIAVLAELGDEWTETFRRLNTLAPLEDEVFANLLWQAIVGARPASRERLHAYAEKASREAGDSTTWTDPDQDFEGRMHALVDAAFDDPTVVAVLDDLDDRINAAGWSNGLGLKLVQLTAPGVPDVYQGTEFWDRSLVDPDNRRAVDYAERRRVLAELDGPDDDGPEVLPSVDLDGAAKLLVTSRALRLRRDHSDLFSRHLAVEATGSAADHVVAFDRGGAVTVATRLPIGLERVGGWGDTCIHPVPVDRVDVLTGRRIPATRGIQLAELLTTYPVALLVPADRLGAAGHADAATDQSAGPDATAPETDAQAETDAQAEIEILEGHA; encoded by the coding sequence GTGACCAAGCGGACCCCGGTCTCGACCTACCGGCTGCAGGTCTCGCCGGACTTCGACCTGTCCGCCGCGACCGACGTCGTCGAGTACGTGCGCGACCTCGGTGCGGACTGGCTCTACCTGTCACCCGTGCTGCAGGCCGAGGCCGGTTCCGCGCACGGGTACGACGTGGTCGACCACACGCACGTCGACACCGAGCGCGGCGGCGACGACGCGTTCCGTGCGCTGACACAGGCGGCTCACGCGGCCGGACTCGGCGTGCTCGTGGACATCGTCCCGAACCACGTCGGGGTCGCCACCCCGGAGTCCAACCCGTGGTGGTGGTCGCTGCTCGAGCGCGGCCAGGAGAGCCCGGTCGCATCGGCCTTCGACGTCGACTGGCAGGCCGGTGACGGTCGCCTGCGGGTCCCCGTGCTCGACGACCGCATGCTCGACGGGGTCGAGCTCGACATCAGCGACCCGGACAGCCCGGTCCTGCGCGTCGGACCGACGGCCTACCCGACGGCACCCGGCACGGTGCACCCCGGGGACGACGTCCAGACCGTGCACGACCGGCAGCACTACGAGTTCATCCACTGGAAGCGCGCCGACCACGACCTGAACTACCGCCGGTTCTTCGCGGTGAACACGCTCGCGGCGATCCGCGTCGAGGACCCCGAGGTCTTCGCGGCCTCGCACACCGTCATCGGCGAGTGGTTCCGCGACGACCTGGTCGACGGGCTCCGGATCGACCACCCGGACGGCCTGTACGACCCGGCCGGGTACCTCGAGGACCTCCGCGCCCTGACCGGTGGCGCCTACACGCTCGTCGAGAAGATCCTCGAACCGGGCGAGGAACTGCCCGCCAGCTGGCCGGTCGACGGCACGACCGGGTACGACGCGCTCGGCACCATGGACCGCGTGTTCGTGGACCCCCGCGGCGAGGAGTCCCTCTGGGCGACCGTCGAGTCGGAGCCCGCCGACTGGCACGCCCTCACCCACGACACCCGCCGCGGCATCGCCGACGGGATCCTCGGCAGCGAGGTCGAGCGCCTGGCCCGACTGCTCGAGGCCGACGGGTCCGAGATCGACCACGCTCGACTGGTCGACGCCCTCGCCGAGGTCATCGCGTGCTTCGACGTGTACCGGACCTACCTCCCCGAGGGTTCCCGGTACCTGATCGACGCACTCGAGGGCGCCGCCGAGACCCGACCGGACCTGAGCGACGTCATCGACCGCATCGCCCCCACGCTGGTGGACCCGTCCAGTGCGGCGGGGCTCCGTCTGCAGCAGACGAGCGGCATGGTGATGGCGAAGGGCGTCGAGGACACCGCGTTCTACCGCTCCGCCAAGCTCAGCTCGCTCAGCGAGGTCGGCGGCGACCCCAGCATCTTCGCCGTCACGGTGGACGAGTTCCACGCCGCACAGCGCGAGCGCCTGGCGAGCTGGCCGCACACGATGACCACGCTGACCACGCACGACACCAAGCGGAGCGAGGACACCCGCGCCCGCATCGCGGTGCTGGCCGAACTGGGCGACGAGTGGACCGAGACGTTCCGACGGCTGAACACCCTCGCGCCGCTCGAGGACGAGGTGTTCGCGAACCTGCTCTGGCAGGCGATCGTCGGTGCCCGTCCGGCCAGCCGGGAACGCCTGCACGCCTACGCCGAGAAGGCGTCGCGCGAGGCCGGCGACAGCACGACGTGGACCGACCCCGACCAGGACTTCGAGGGTCGGATGCACGCCCTCGTCGACGCCGCGTTCGACGACCCGACCGTGGTCGCCGTGCTCGACGACCTCGACGACCGGATCAACGCCGCCGGCTGGTCGAACGGCCTCGGACTGAAGCTCGTCCAGCTGACCGCTCCCGGCGTCCCCGACGTCTACCAGGGCACCGAGTTCTGGGACCGCTCCCTGGTCGACCCAGACAACCGCCGTGCGGTCGACTACGCCGAGCGCCGACGTGTCCTGGCCGAACTCGACGGCCCCGACGACGACGGCCCCGAAGTCCTGCCCTCGGTCGATCTCGACGGTGCCGCGAAGCTGCTGGTCACCAGCCGTGCCCTGCGACTGCGGCGCGACCACTCCGACCTCTTCTCGCGGCACCTCGCGGTCGAGGCCACGGGCAGCGCGGCCGACCACGTGGTCGCCTTCGACCGCGGCGGTGCGGTGACCGTCGCCACGCGACTGCCGATCGGCCTCGAACGGGTCGGCGGGTGGGGTGACACCTGCATCCACCCGGTCCCGGTCGACCGCGTCGACGTCCTCACGGGTCGGCGCATCCCGGCGACGCGCGGCATCCAGCTCGCCGAGCTGCTCACCACCTACCCCGTCGCACTGCTGGTGCCGGCGGACCGCCTCGGTGCGGCCGGCCACGCTGACGCCGCGACCGACCAGTCCGCCGGACCCGACGCGACCGCACCCGAGACGGACGCGCAGGCCGAGACGGACGCGCAGGCCGAGATCGAGATCCTGGAGGGTCACGCATGA
- the glgX gene encoding glycogen debranching protein GlgX has product MHTWPGNPYPLGATYDGSGTNFAIFSEVAERVELCLFDDDGTEECVPLVEVDAYVWHAYLPNIGPGQLYGFRVHGAYDPATGSRCNPAKLLLDPYAKATSGDIDWDQSLFSYTFGDPDSTNDEDSAAHMVKGVVINPFFDWQGDRAPRIPYGETVIYEAHVKGLTETHPDVPEDQRGTYAGVGHPAVIEHLQRLGITTLELMPVHQFVNDSTLQDKGLSNYWGYNTIGFFAPHSHYSSSGDGGQQVQEFKTMVRELHRAGIEVVIDVVYNHTAEGNHLGPTLSFRGIDNAAYYRLMDDDRRYYMDVTGTGNSLNVGHPHSLQLIMDSLRYWVTEMHVDGFRFDLAAALAREFYEVDRLSAFFELVQQDPIVSQVKLIAEPWDVGPGGYQVGNFPPQWSEWNGKYRDTVRDFWRGEPSTLGEFASRISGSADLYEHDGRTPKASINFITAHDGFTLYDLVAYNEKHNQANGEDNNDGESHNRSWNSGAEGPTDDPAVNALRTQRQRNFLATLLLSQGVPMIAHGDELGRTQSGNNNVYAQDSAISWIDWETADQDLVQFTADLLKLRHDHPTFRRTRYFNGRPVRRGQDEPLPDVVWLTPSGDAMEPEDWDSGFGKSVGMYLNGDGIRGRDARGDRVTDVAFITYFNAHDDVVRFTLPPEEYSPGWTVRIDTAEPGARETVLDAGSPLDVPARSMIVLRAEPDHEVTVTPVDTQTAGAPAPRAPQDAVTPANPAGSTAPSATAQNGAPQ; this is encoded by the coding sequence TTGCACACCTGGCCCGGCAACCCCTACCCGCTCGGCGCGACGTACGACGGCAGTGGGACGAACTTCGCGATCTTCAGCGAGGTGGCCGAACGCGTGGAGCTCTGCCTCTTCGACGACGACGGCACCGAGGAGTGCGTCCCGCTCGTCGAGGTCGACGCCTACGTCTGGCACGCCTACCTGCCGAACATCGGCCCCGGACAGCTCTACGGGTTCCGCGTCCACGGCGCGTACGACCCCGCGACCGGCTCGCGCTGCAACCCCGCCAAGCTGCTGCTCGACCCCTACGCCAAGGCCACGAGTGGCGACATCGACTGGGACCAGTCGCTGTTCTCGTACACGTTCGGTGACCCCGACTCGACCAACGACGAGGACTCGGCCGCGCACATGGTCAAGGGCGTGGTGATCAACCCGTTCTTCGACTGGCAGGGCGACCGTGCCCCGCGCATCCCGTACGGCGAGACCGTCATCTACGAAGCGCACGTCAAGGGCCTCACCGAGACCCACCCCGACGTCCCCGAAGACCAGCGCGGCACGTACGCCGGCGTGGGGCACCCGGCGGTCATCGAGCACCTGCAGCGCCTGGGCATCACCACCCTCGAGCTCATGCCCGTGCACCAGTTCGTCAACGACTCGACCCTGCAGGACAAGGGCCTGTCGAACTACTGGGGCTACAACACCATCGGCTTCTTCGCACCGCACTCGCACTACTCGTCCTCGGGCGACGGTGGCCAGCAGGTGCAGGAGTTCAAGACGATGGTGCGCGAGCTGCACCGCGCCGGCATCGAAGTGGTCATCGACGTCGTCTACAACCACACCGCCGAGGGCAACCACCTCGGCCCGACGCTGTCGTTCCGCGGCATCGACAACGCCGCCTACTACCGTCTGATGGACGACGACAGGCGGTACTACATGGACGTGACGGGCACCGGCAACTCGCTCAACGTCGGCCACCCGCACTCGCTGCAGCTCATCATGGACTCGCTGCGCTACTGGGTGACCGAGATGCACGTCGACGGCTTCCGCTTCGACCTGGCGGCCGCACTCGCCCGTGAGTTCTACGAGGTCGACCGGCTGTCGGCGTTCTTCGAACTGGTCCAGCAGGACCCGATCGTGTCGCAGGTCAAGCTCATCGCCGAGCCGTGGGACGTCGGCCCCGGTGGCTACCAGGTCGGCAACTTCCCCCCGCAGTGGTCCGAGTGGAACGGCAAGTACCGCGACACCGTCCGCGACTTCTGGCGCGGCGAGCCCTCGACGCTCGGCGAGTTCGCGTCCCGCATCTCGGGCTCGGCCGACCTGTACGAGCACGACGGCCGCACCCCCAAGGCCAGCATCAACTTCATCACCGCGCACGACGGCTTCACGCTGTACGACCTGGTCGCCTACAACGAGAAGCACAACCAGGCCAACGGCGAGGACAACAACGACGGCGAGAGCCACAACCGCTCGTGGAACTCCGGGGCCGAGGGCCCGACGGACGACCCGGCGGTGAACGCACTGCGCACCCAGCGGCAGCGGAACTTCCTGGCGACGCTGCTGCTGAGCCAGGGCGTGCCGATGATCGCGCACGGCGACGAGCTCGGACGCACGCAGTCGGGCAACAACAACGTCTATGCCCAGGACTCCGCCATCAGCTGGATCGACTGGGAGACCGCGGACCAGGACCTCGTCCAGTTCACCGCCGACCTGCTCAAGCTCCGGCACGACCACCCGACCTTCCGACGGACCCGGTACTTCAACGGCCGTCCGGTCCGGCGCGGTCAGGACGAACCCCTGCCGGACGTGGTGTGGCTGACGCCGTCGGGCGACGCGATGGAACCCGAGGACTGGGACTCCGGCTTCGGCAAGAGCGTCGGCATGTACCTCAACGGTGACGGCATCCGGGGGCGCGACGCCCGCGGCGACCGGGTCACCGACGTGGCCTTCATCACCTACTTCAACGCGCACGACGACGTCGTGCGGTTCACGCTCCCGCCAGAGGAGTACTCCCCCGGGTGGACCGTCCGGATCGACACGGCCGAACCCGGAGCGCGCGAGACCGTCCTCGACGCGGGGTCGCCGCTCGACGTCCCGGCCCGGTCGATGATCGTGCTGCGCGCCGAGCCCGACCACGAAGTCACGGTCACCCCGGTCGACACCCAGACGGCCGGCGCCCCGGCGCCACGGGCACCGCAGGACGCGGTCACCCCGGCGAACCCGGCCGGTTCCACGGCCCCCAGCGCCACGGCGCAGAACGGAGCACCCCAGTGA
- a CDS encoding ECF transporter S component, producing MPVGTSSAVPSTTVPTARRSLRWRVVDIVVASVLAVAVGVVFKLWELGYEPLSAAVALLLPGTQALFGGVWLLAGPIVAIVVRKPGAALFAEIVAASVEALLGTQWGWSTLEAGLVQGLGAEIVLALFLYRVYRLPVVVLAGAAAGLAMGINDSVLWYAGYDAAFKGVYIVCGTISGAVIAGLGSWLIVRALARTGVLSSFAAGREHAGGGRGGREHGGRRPTTAA from the coding sequence ATGCCTGTCGGCACGTCATCAGCAGTTCCGTCCACCACGGTGCCCACCGCGCGCCGTTCCCTCCGCTGGCGGGTCGTCGACATCGTCGTCGCCAGCGTCCTGGCCGTCGCCGTCGGCGTGGTCTTCAAGCTCTGGGAGCTCGGCTACGAGCCGCTCTCCGCCGCGGTCGCCCTGCTCCTGCCCGGCACGCAGGCCCTGTTCGGCGGGGTCTGGCTCCTGGCCGGTCCGATCGTCGCGATCGTCGTGCGCAAGCCGGGTGCGGCCCTCTTCGCCGAGATCGTCGCCGCCAGCGTCGAGGCGCTGCTCGGGACGCAGTGGGGCTGGAGCACGCTCGAAGCCGGTCTCGTCCAGGGGCTCGGCGCGGAGATCGTCCTTGCGCTGTTCCTGTACCGCGTGTACCGACTGCCCGTGGTCGTCCTCGCCGGGGCCGCCGCCGGTCTCGCGATGGGCATCAACGACTCGGTGCTCTGGTACGCCGGGTACGACGCCGCGTTCAAGGGCGTCTACATCGTCTGCGGGACGATCTCGGGTGCGGTCATCGCCGGCCTCGGTTCGTGGCTCATCGTCCGCGCCCTCGCCCGCACCGGGGTGCTGTCCTCGTTCGCGGCCGGTCGCGAGCACGCCGGTGGCGGACGCGGCGGTCGCGAGCACGGCGGGCGCCGCCCGACCACCGCGGCGTGA
- a CDS encoding ABC transporter ATP-binding protein, whose product MTGAGTHPARIEFRDWGWRYAGRDAWAVRGLDLLVEPGERVAVVGASGAGKSTLLRAVAAVLSDEPDPDDETAASVQGTVLVDGAAPGTVRGRVGLVMQDPEAHTVMSRVGDDVAFGCENLGVPRAETWARVRAALDVVGLDLPLDRSTTMLSGGQRQRLALAGVLAMRPGGLVLDEPCANLDPDGVRQVHDAVRSLLDDTGATMLVVEHRIGTWLDLVDRLVLLAPGGGVLADGPPARVLGEHAASLTAAGVWVPGADPAQGSARSPDPVRGPVGHPDLLVAAGLGTARGKRHPVGHGIDLTIRAGEVLAVTGPNGVGKSTLGLTLAGLLRPADGTLRATDALTTTTATPAATTTTTTTTTATPAATTTTTTTTTATPATTTTDAAPHAWTSRQLAARIGTVFQDPEHQFVARTVREELAAGPVALGTDPDEVAARVDDLLAAFGLAHLADANPFTLSGGEQRRLAIGTVAATRPPVLVLDEPTSGQDRATWQAVVGRLGALADAGTAVVAVTHDRDLVRALDAREVVLTATGLTDPTPDPS is encoded by the coding sequence GTGACCGGGGCGGGTACGCACCCCGCCCGGATCGAGTTCCGCGACTGGGGCTGGCGCTACGCCGGGCGGGACGCCTGGGCGGTCCGCGGCCTCGACCTGCTGGTCGAACCCGGGGAACGCGTGGCCGTCGTCGGTGCCTCGGGTGCCGGCAAGTCGACGCTGCTGCGTGCCGTCGCGGCGGTCCTCTCCGACGAACCCGACCCCGACGACGAGACCGCTGCGTCCGTGCAGGGAACGGTGCTCGTCGACGGAGCGGCGCCCGGGACCGTCCGCGGCCGGGTGGGTCTGGTCATGCAGGACCCCGAGGCCCACACCGTGATGTCCCGTGTCGGCGACGACGTGGCCTTCGGCTGCGAGAACCTGGGCGTGCCGCGGGCCGAGACCTGGGCGCGCGTGCGGGCAGCGCTGGACGTCGTGGGACTCGACCTGCCGCTCGACCGCTCCACGACCATGCTGTCGGGCGGCCAGCGGCAGCGTCTGGCGCTCGCCGGGGTGCTCGCGATGCGCCCCGGCGGGCTCGTGCTCGACGAGCCGTGCGCCAACCTCGACCCCGACGGCGTCCGGCAGGTGCACGACGCGGTCCGTTCCCTGCTCGACGACACCGGCGCGACGATGCTCGTGGTGGAGCACCGGATCGGCACGTGGCTCGACCTGGTCGACCGGCTCGTGCTGCTGGCCCCCGGCGGCGGTGTGCTGGCTGACGGTCCGCCCGCCCGGGTCCTGGGCGAGCACGCCGCGTCCCTGACCGCAGCCGGCGTCTGGGTGCCCGGCGCGGATCCGGCGCAGGGTTCCGCTCGGTCGCCCGACCCCGTGCGCGGACCGGTCGGTCACCCGGACCTGCTCGTGGCAGCGGGGCTCGGCACGGCCCGGGGGAAGCGTCATCCCGTCGGGCACGGCATCGACCTCACCATCCGTGCCGGCGAGGTGCTGGCCGTCACGGGGCCGAACGGCGTCGGCAAGTCGACGCTCGGCCTGACGCTCGCCGGACTCCTGCGCCCCGCGGACGGCACGCTCCGCGCAACCGACGCACTCACGACGACGACCGCCACCCCGGCGGCCACGACGACCACGACGACCACGACGACCGCCACCCCGGCGGCCACGACGACCACGACGACCACGACGACCGCCACCCCGGCGACCACGACGACCGACGCTGCCCCGCACGCCTGGACCAGCCGCCAGCTCGCCGCCCGCATCGGCACGGTCTTCCAGGACCCGGAGCACCAGTTCGTCGCCCGCACCGTCCGCGAGGAACTCGCCGCCGGCCCGGTCGCCCTCGGCACCGACCCCGATGAGGTCGCGGCCCGCGTCGACGACCTCCTCGCGGCGTTCGGCCTCGCCCACCTGGCGGACGCGAACCCCTTCACGCTGTCCGGGGGAGAGCAGCGCCGGCTGGCGATCGGCACCGTCGCGGCCACGCGTCCGCCGGTCCTCGTGCTCGACGAACCGACCTCGGGGCAGGACCGAGCCACGTGGCAGGCCGTCGTCGGACGGCTCGGTGCCCTCGCGGACGCCGGGACCGCCGTCGTCGCCGTCACGCACGACCGGGACCTCGTCCGTGCGCTCGACGCCCGCGAGGTCGTCCTCACCGCCACCGGCCTGACCGACCCGACCCCGGATCCGTCGTGA
- a CDS encoding energy-coupling factor transporter transmembrane component T: MPVERSTGEPADRSTAVPTASGARRPVQPVATLLGVLGLGLCLVLSLDVVSAAVALALELALAPLLRVPVRRLLLVASPVLLAVPLTGVSIALYGRASGREWFDLGFAHVTDGSLELALATMLRVLAVGLPSVALFVRVDPTDLADGLAQVLRLPARFVLGALAAIRMTTLLGQDWRQLGMARRARGLGDGPRLRRGASMAFALLVIALRRATTLAVAMESRGFGAPGRRTWARAAPFGGREWGMVALLVGIGLVSIAVSVAAGTWRA; encoded by the coding sequence GTGCCGGTCGAACGCAGCACCGGCGAGCCGGCCGACCGCAGCACCGCCGTGCCCACCGCTTCCGGGGCGCGCCGCCCCGTCCAGCCCGTCGCGACCCTGCTCGGCGTGCTCGGACTCGGGCTGTGCCTGGTCCTCAGCCTCGACGTCGTGTCGGCCGCCGTGGCCCTGGCCCTCGAGCTGGCACTCGCACCGCTCCTCCGGGTCCCGGTCCGCCGGTTGCTGTTGGTCGCGTCCCCGGTGCTGCTCGCGGTTCCGCTGACCGGGGTGAGCATCGCGCTGTACGGACGGGCCTCCGGCCGGGAGTGGTTCGACCTCGGCTTCGCCCACGTCACGGACGGGTCCCTGGAGCTGGCGCTGGCGACGATGCTGCGGGTGCTCGCCGTCGGGCTGCCGAGTGTCGCGCTGTTCGTGCGCGTCGACCCGACGGACCTGGCCGACGGGCTCGCGCAGGTGCTGCGACTGCCGGCGCGCTTCGTGCTCGGGGCACTCGCGGCGATCCGGATGACGACCCTCCTCGGCCAGGACTGGCGGCAGCTCGGGATGGCGCGGCGCGCACGCGGGCTCGGCGACGGTCCGCGGCTCCGGCGCGGGGCCTCGATGGCGTTCGCGCTGCTCGTCATCGCGCTGCGGCGGGCGACGACGTTGGCCGTCGCGATGGAGTCCCGCGGCTTCGGCGCCCCCGGACGACGGACGTGGGCCCGGGCGGCGCCGTTCGGCGGACGGGAGTGGGGCATGGTCGCGCTCCTGGTCGGCATCGGGCTCGTCTCGATCGCGGTGTCGGTGGCGGCGGGCACCTGGCGTGCCTGA
- a CDS encoding ATP-binding protein, whose protein sequence is MPETDDLEARLASVRQLASVGRLASLSRSAPPGAGGRSVVLVDGRSGTGKTTLGAALARELGAQLVHLDDVYPGWDGLRAAADAVVSDVLGQPSGHRRWDWGASAPADWVELDPSAPIVIEGCGALSRASAPLASVRVWLTADEVVRKRRALDRDGEVFRAEWDRWARQEDAFIAAEHPEALADVVLRS, encoded by the coding sequence GTGCCTGAGACGGACGACCTGGAGGCACGCCTCGCCTCCGTCAGGCAGCTCGCCTCCGTCGGGCGGCTCGCCTCGCTGTCGCGTTCGGCTCCACCTGGGGCCGGCGGTCGCTCGGTCGTCCTGGTCGACGGACGTTCCGGGACCGGGAAGACCACGCTCGGCGCGGCGCTGGCCCGTGAGCTCGGTGCGCAGCTGGTGCACCTCGACGACGTCTACCCGGGGTGGGACGGGCTCCGGGCTGCTGCGGACGCGGTGGTCTCGGACGTGTTGGGTCAGCCCTCGGGCCACCGACGCTGGGACTGGGGTGCCTCGGCACCGGCGGACTGGGTCGAACTCGACCCGTCCGCGCCGATCGTGATCGAGGGGTGCGGGGCGCTCTCGCGGGCGTCGGCTCCGCTGGCGTCGGTACGGGTGTGGCTCACCGCGGACGAGGTCGTCCGGAAGCGTCGGGCACTCGACCGGGACGGTGAGGTGTTCCGGGCGGAGTGGGACCGGTGGGCACGGCAGGAGGACGCGTTCATCGCCGCGGAGCACCCCGAGGCGTTGGCGGACGTGGTGCTGCGGTCCTGA
- a CDS encoding metallopeptidase family protein → MEMSPEAFEALVTDELDLLPDEMVDGLDNVVFVVEDEPEDGSELFGIYDGVAATERGQYGFGELPDRIVVFRKQHLAACDTEQELRDEVHTTLVHEIGHFHGIDDERLHELGWA, encoded by the coding sequence ATGGAGATGTCCCCCGAGGCCTTCGAAGCCCTCGTGACCGACGAACTCGACCTGCTCCCGGACGAGATGGTCGACGGCCTCGACAACGTCGTCTTCGTCGTCGAGGACGAACCCGAGGACGGCTCCGAGCTCTTCGGCATCTACGACGGCGTCGCGGCGACCGAGCGCGGCCAGTACGGCTTCGGCGAGCTGCCCGACCGGATCGTGGTGTTCCGGAAGCAGCACCTGGCCGCGTGCGACACCGAGCAGGAGCTCCGCGACGAGGTCCACACCACCCTCGTGCACGAGATCGGGCACTTCCACGGCATCGACGACGAACGCCTGCACGAGCTCGGGTGGGCATGA